Part of the Deinococcus malanensis genome is shown below.
GACAACCCCAGCGCCGCACCCAGCAGGGAACGAAAAGGGGCCGGGTGGACGCAGCGATTGTTCAGGGTCATGAGTGTTCATATTCTGCCCGGTACAGATGGGAAATTGGTGGGTTCACATGGCCACCGGGATCACATTTGCACCGTCAGGGACGGAAGTTTCCAGCGACTGAGGTCTGACAGGAAGATGGCAGTGTTCTGAGGACTTGGTGCAGGGCCGCTGTAATGTCGGCGGGGTGGTAGAGCACTATGCACCGGACGCGCACAGCCTGCAGGTTCCTTCAGGCGGCGGGGGCGCGCTGGTACAGTTCCACCAGCCGCTGAAGCAGACGCAGACCCGATCCCAGACTGCTGGCCTGGACCCACTCGTCGTGGCGGTGGGCGTTGCCTCCGCGGTAGACGCCCAGGGCCAGCGCCGGAATCCCGTGCGGGGCCGCCGCGTTGGCATCGGTGCTGCTGGAGGTGGTGCGCACATCCACGCGCAGTTCGCGCGCGGCCTGCCGGGCCAGCGGCAGCAGCGGCTCACTGTGCAGGTCACCTCCCGGCCGGTCACCGACGCGTTCGACTCGCACCGTCACGCCCACCTCGCGCGCCGCCATATGCAGCGCCGCCACGGCCCGGCTGTCGAGGTCCGCGAGCAGTTCGGGGTCCAGCGAGCGCAGGTCCAGCAGCAGCTCTGCACTCGCGGCAATGCTGTTCACGCTGGTGCCCCCTGACGCGACCCCCACATTCAGAGTGGTGCGCGGTGACAGGGGCAGCGGCAGGGCATACAGGGCAGCCACCGCGCGTCCCAGGGCATGCAGGGTGCTGGGGGCCTGGTCACCCCAGGAATGTCCCCCTGGACCCAGAAAGGAAGCCCGGTAACGCCGCACCGCCACGCCGCGCGTGACGGCCACGCCCAGGTAGCCATCAACTGCCACGAAGGCCCCCAGTTCATTCCTGTGCTGGGCCAGAAGATGCTTGGCCCCACGCAGGTCACCCAGGCCCTCCTCGGCTACGTTGGCCGCGACCCACAGGGGCCGGCGCAGGGTATGGGCCATGCCGCGGAAGTCCCGCAGGAACGCTGTGATGACGGCCAGGCTGGCGCTGTTGTCTCCTACTCCTGGCCCGACCAGGCGTCCTGCTTCCTCACGGACACGCACGTCGGTCCCGGCATCAAAGACGGTATCCAGGTGGGCCGCCAGCAGCAAGGCAGGCTGATCATGGATGGCCGGGGTGGAAATGCGCGTCAGCACGTTGCCCACCTCGTCCCGAGTGGTCCGGTAGCCCAGCTCTTCCCACAGGCTGGCCACCAGCTCGGCACGCTGGGCCTCCTGAAAAGTCGGAGCGGGCGTCTGCGCGATACGCACCAGATAGGAAAGCGGCATTAGAGCGGATTCTAGCCTTCAGCGGAGCAGCACGAGAAACCCGGCCGCAGCGGGCCGGGGAATACAGAAAGTCTGATAAAGATCGGGCTCAGAGCTTATGGCACTCCACAGCGGCCTGTCCGGCCGCAACACCTGCTTCTTCGCTCAGCGCCGCAGCATCCTGCTTCCGATAGCAGCTGCCAGCCCGACCAGACCAGCTTTCACCATCGGGTTACCCAGTGCGCCGCCCGACGAGAATGCCTCTTCCAGGGGGCTGCGGCCGTTCTGCATGGGGGCCTGGGCCGTGCGGGTGTAGGCGTCAACCAGGTCGTTATCATCGTCGTAGCGCACGCTCTGAACAGGGTTGGAGGGGCTGCGCACAATCGCGTCGCCCATCTGCTGGCGCTGGTTCGGGTCCATGCCGCCCACGTACTCACGCAGAATCTGGTTGCGCTCGTCGGGGCTGGCATTCTGCATGTAGTCGTGAATGTAGGCCGCTGCTTCCTGCGGACTCACGCGGCCGTCACCGTTGGTGTCGCGGGGATCGTAGGCGTTGGCCATCTGCTGGTGTCGATCGTTCTGCTGGAAAAACATGTGGAACCTCCGAAGAAGGAGAGACGTGGGGAGCCGTCCGGCCCCCGGGAATGCAGCAAGGTTCACGTTACCCGCACTGCTCTCAGAGCGGAGTGAAAGGTGGCTTCACCGGCATTCATCTGGCCTGCCCGTCCGCTTGATCATTCCTTTCGCAAGCTCAGAAACACTCAGGCCTGCGCCCCGGCGATACAGTGCGCAGATATGCGTTCCCTGGTGTTGATCGGACATGGCTCCCACCTGAACGGCGAATCGGCCGGCGCGGTGTTCCGGTATGCCGAGCTGCTGCGTGAGCGGGGCCTGTACGACGAGGTCATTGAGGGCTACTGGAAGGAGGAACCGGCCCTGCGTCAGGTGCTGCGCACCACGGCCAGCACGGACGTCACGGTGATTCCCATGTTCATCTCCGAGGGCTACTTCACCGAGACCGTGATTCCGCGTGAGCTGGGGCTGGGTCATCAGGGCCCGGTGCCTCCTGAAGGTGTGGCCCGCGTGCTGGGCGGCCGGACGGTGCGCTACACGCTGCCATTCGGGGTGCATCCAGGAATGACCGACGTGATCCTGGCGCGTGCGCGCGAAGCCCTGCCGGACGCCAGCCCTGAGGACACCGCGCTGATCGTGCTGGGTCACGGCACCACCCGCAACGAGAACAGCCACAAGGTGATCTACAGCAACGCCGACCGCCTGCGCGAAAGCGGACTGTTTTCAGAGGTACACGCCCTGTTTCTGGACGAGGATCCCCGGGTGGGAACCTGGCCGGACCGGGTCAGGGCGCCGCGGGTGGTGGTGGTGCCGTTTTTCGCCTCTGAAGGCTGGCACACCCTGGAAACCATTCCCGAGGACATGGGTCTTCAGGGGGAAGTCACCAGGTTTCCGGACAATCCCCACGGCCCGCAGACGGTGTATTACGCCCGGCCGGTGGGCACACATCCGGCAGTGGCGGACGTGGTGCTGCACCTGGCGGAGGAAGCGCGCGGCGCGGCCGGTCGTGACGGTGATGTGGAACGCGCCCACGATTCAGCCTGGCAGGCGCTGATACATCTGGCCCGGCGCGGTGGGCGAATGGGTGAGGTGCTGATCACCCCCCACAGCGGTGTCTACGAACTGCGCCACGCCCTGGACGAGGGCATGGGAGGAGCTGAGTTGCACACAGTGGTGACGCCCGAGGGCCTCAGAGACGTCACCCGGCGTGACGCTGCCGGCAACCACCGTCCGGTCCACACCTACCGGACCCTGCCGCGTGGCTGGCGCGCCGTGCTGAGTGAGACGGAGCTGCGGCGTGGGGTGCACTTCCTGTATCCAGCAGTGGTCGAGGAAAGCTACGCCCACGGCTGCCACAGCCTGCGTCATACCCCCTGGGCCACGACTGCGCGGCGCCAGACCGGGATCTATACCCGGGTGCAGCGGGCCACGCAAGAGCAGGTCGAGCGGGTGGCCCGCACGGTATGTACCCCCTGCCTGCGCACCCGTCTGTGGGCCGGCGAAAAGCTGCCCCGGACGTTTCTGGAAGGAGTTCCTGGTGCTTTCCCCTGTGCGGAGGCCTGTACTTATTTTGTCGCGGAGGTACGCGAGACGCTGATCAGCAAGCGTCCTGCGGCCGGACAGGAGGGCTGAGCAGTATCCCACGAGCTGTCCACCTCGCCTGAACAGCGGCGGCCAACGCCCTTCATAAGCTGTTAAGGTGGAGTACGGCAGCTTGAGCCCGACTTTCGCTGCACGCCACCCAATCTTCCACCCGCGTCCTGTGAGACGCCCCGTTTCCCTTCACGGAAGCGGTAAGTCCGTCCGAGAGACGGCGATGGAGGCTCCATCATGCCCACCACAGCGACATTCGAGCGTCGCCCCGATTCTGCGCGGGGGACGCCATTTCTACATTCCGGGAGAATGCCATGACCAGAGGCGAGATGAAGTACGAGGGCAAGGCCAAGCGCGTGTACGCCACCCCCCAGGCCGGCGAGTACATCGTGGAGTACAAGGACGATGCCACGGCCTTCAACGGGGTGAAAAAAGCCCAGATCATGGGCAAGGGCGAGATCAACAACGCCATTACAGCCCACCTGTATCCGCTGCTGGAGGCCGCTGGCATTCCCACCCACTTTCTGGAAAAGCTGAGTGACCGTGAGCAGCGCGTGCGGGCCGTGACCATCGTGCCGGTCGAAATCATCGTGCGCAACGTGGCTGCCGGCAGCTTCTCCAAACGCCTGGGCATCGAGGAAGGCACCCCGCTGCCGCGCCCGGTGGTCGAGTACTGCTACAAGAGTGACGCGCTGGGTGATCCCGTGATCAACACCGACACTGCCGTTGCCCTGGGCTGGGCCAGCGAGGCCGACCTGAAGCGCATCCGCGAACTGAGCCTGAAGGTCCGCGACTTCCTGGTGCCTTATTTCGAGGCACGAGGCGTGCGACTGGTTGATTTCAAGCTGGAGTTCGGCAAGTTGCCCAGCGGCGAGATCGTGCTGGCCGACGAGATCAGCCCCGACACCTGCCGCTTCTGGGACGCCCAGACGAACGAGAAGATGGACAAGGACCGCTTCCGCCGTGACCTCGGCGGCGTGGAAGACGCCTACGCTGAGATGCTGCGCCGTGTGACCCAGAGCACGTAATTCACAGCGCCCAATCCGTTTCCCCTCTCCCTGATCCCTTCCTTCCGGAGTTGTCTATGTCCCAGTACCACGCCAAAGTTTTTGTCACCCTCAAGCCGTCCATCCTTGACCCGCAGGGCCGTACCGTGGAACGCGCCCTGGCTCACCTGGAGCACGCCAATGTCAGCGGCGTGCGCGTGGGCAAGCTGATCGAGCTGACGCTACACGGCGACCGTGCCGAAGTCGAAGCGCAGCTTGAGAGCATCACCACCAACGTGTTGAGCAACCCGGTCATGGAAGACGCGCGCTGGGAGCTTGCCGAGGCATGACCGCCCCAAAGACCGTCAACCTGAATGAGAAGTTCGGGCTGTTTACCGAACAGTGGTCGCCGAAGATCGTGGGCGAACTCAACGGTCAGCAGGTCAGGCTGGCCCGCTTTGGCGGCGAGTTCATCTGGCACAGCCATGAGCACGAGGACGAACTGTTTCTCGTGGTGCGCGGCGTGATGCGCATGGAGCTGCGCGACCGCACCGAACTGGTCCGCGAAGGCGAATTTCTGATCGTGCCGCGCGGCGTGGAGCACAAGCCCGCCGCCGAGACCGAGGAAGCCTGGGTCATGATGCTCGAACCCGCCGGTACCGTGAACACCGGCCAGGTCCAGAGCGAGCGCACCGTGACCGATCTGGAGAGACTGTGAAAACCGCTGTGATTCAATTTCCCGGCTCCAATTGTGACGCTGACGCCCTGCACGCTGCCCGGCTGCTGCTGGATAACGGTGCCGAGTTCGTGTGGCACACGGCCGGCGAACTGCCCGAGGGCACCGAACTCGTGTTCCTGCCAGGCGGTTTCAGTTACGGCGACCACCTGCGCAGCGGCGCGATTGCCGCCCGCAGCCCGATCATGGCGGCCGTCAAGGAGCACGCCGACCGGGGCGGTTTCGTGCTGGGCGTGTGCAACGGCTTTCAGGTCCTGACCGAGTCCGGCCTGCTGCCCGGCGCCCTGTCGCGCAACCGCGAGTTGCACTTCATGTGCAAGCCGGTGCACCTGCGCGTGGAGAACAACGCCACCGCCTTTACCGGTGCCTATGCCCAGGGGCAGGTCATCGAGGTGCCTATCGCCCACGGAGAGGGCAACTATTACGCCGACGCCGCCACCATTGCCGAGCTGGAGCAGCAGGGCCGCGTGGTCTTCCGCTATGCCGACAACCCCAACGGCAGCCTCAACGATATTGCCGGCATTGTCAGCGAGCGCGGCAACGTGCTGGGCATGATGCCCCACCCTGAACGCGCCGTGGAACTGCTGCTGGGCAGCGAGGACGGCCGTGGGCTGTTCGAGAGCCTCAGGGCCGCGAGGGCACAATGAACGACCTTGCCGCCTTTCTTGCCGAGCAGTACTCCATCGAACTGGGCGCCTTCCGCGCAGCACTGGAGGCCATCCCCGAGCAGAGCTTTACCGTCGCGGCTGGCGCGCAGAGCGCAGCCTGGCAGGCCCTGCACATCGCCGACTGGCTGCGGCTGGGGGTCCTGGGTGACCGCTCACCCACGTATGGTTACCTGGGCTGGGAGGATCAGGCCTGGGCTCAGGCGCTGAATGTCAATCCGCCCCTGACCGAAGCTGCGGGTAGGGCGGCGGTGCTGGCCCGGCTGGATGAGGTCATAACGCAGGTTCACACTTTCCTGAGCACCCTGAGTCCGGCGGATCTGCAGGGCACGACCTTCTCGCCCAGCGCCCCGAACGGCGAGCGGCCCCGGCTTCAGGCCCTGGGCCTGCATGTGCGGCATGTCGCCTACCACCGCGGCCAGGTGGCGCTGCTTCGCCGGCAGTTCACGGCAGCTCAGTAGAGGCCCGGAACCACTATGACGCCGCTTCAGTCCTTCCTGTCCACCGCGCTTGATGCCGAGTTCCGTGCGTTTGGCAACGCCCTGCATGCGGTGCCGGCCACCGTGTTCGGAAGGGCTGCGGCCTATGGTCACAGTGCGGCGTGGTACGCCCTGCACATCATGGACTGGACCCGCTGCGTGATTCAGCCTGGACTCGGCGGCGTCAACCCGGCGCTGACCTACGGCTATCTGGGCTTTGAGGAGGCGGACTGGGTCAGAAGGGTCACCGGGCCCACCCTGGCAGCTGAGGACGATACGAAAGATCAGATTCTGACCGCCTTGGATCAGGTGTTCACGCAAGCCCTGAAGGCGGTCTGCACCGCATCCGCAGAGCGCTTTACATCTGAAGCCCTCTGGGCCACCCTCAAACGTCCCCGGCCCGTGCTGGAAGGGCTGACCTCCCACCTGCGACACACCGCGTACCACCGGGGGCAGATTGCCCCGCTTCTCAAGGAGTTTCAATGACACAGACGCAGTCTCTGCGTGACCGGGCCGGCACCTTCGGCCTGACTGTTGAAGAATTCGACCTGCTCGTGTCCGGCATCGGGCGTGAGCCCAATGCGCTGGAGGCGGCCATCGTGGGCGCCATGTGGTCGGAGCACTGCGGCTACAAGAACAGCCGCCCGCTGTTCAGTGCCTTCCCCACGACCGGCCCGCAGGTGCTGCAGGGCCCCGGTGAGAACGCTGGCGTGGTGGACATTGGCGACGGCTGGGGCGTGGCCTTCAAAATGGAAAGCCACAACCACCCGTCGGCGGTCGAGCCGGTGCAGGGCGCGGCGACCGGTGTGGGCGGCATCCTGCGTGACATCTTCGCCATGGGCGCCCGGCCGTTTGCGGTGCTTGACAGCCTGCGCTTCGGCAATCCCGACAGCCCGCGCACGCGCTTTCTGGTCAACGGCGTGGTAGAGGGCATCAGCCATTACGGCAACGCCATCGGCGTGCCCACCGTGGGCGGCGAGGTGACCTTTCACCCCAGCTACCAGGAAAACCCGCTGGTCAACGTGATGGCCCTGGGGCTGCTGCGCCACGAGGACCTGGCCAAGGGCACCATGGGTGAGGTCGGCAACCGCATCATCTACGTGGGGTCCAAGACCGGCCGCGACGGTCTGGGGGGCGCGGTCTTCGCGTCTGCCGACCTGAGCGACGCCTCGCAGGCTGACCGCCCCGCGGTGCAGGTCGGCGATCCCTTCATGGAAAAACTGCTGCTCGAAGCCACCCTGGAAGCCATTCAGGCGGGCGTGGTGGCGGGCGTGCAGGACATGGGCGCCGCCGGGCTGGTCTCCAGCACCTGCGAGATGGCCTACCGCGCCGGACTGGGCATCACCATGAACCTGGATCTGGTGCCCACCCGCGAGACCGGCATGGTCCCGATGGAACTGTGCCTGTCCGAGTCGCAGGAGCGCATGATCCTGGTACCGGTGCCCGGCAAGGAACAGGAACTCAACGACCTGCTGGCCAAGTGGGAGCTGGACGTGGTGGAGATCGGTGAGGTGGAAGGCCACGACCGCTACCGCCTGACCTGGCAGGGTGAAGTGGTCTGCGACCTGCCGGTGGCCCTGCTCAACGAGGCGCCCAAGTACACCCGTGAGGGCATAGAGTCCCCGGAAATCCGCGCAGCGCGCGAGCGTGACCTGAGCGGCGTGCCGGTGCCCGGTGACCTGGGTGCCGTTCTGGTCGAGTTGCTGTCGCATCCCACGGTTGCCAGCAAGCGGCCCATCTTCGAGCGTTACGACCATCAGGTCATGACCAACACCGTGGTCGTGCCGGGTGCCGCCGACGCTGCCGTCATGCGCGTGAAGGACTCGGGCATGGGCGTGGCCGCGACCAGCGACTGCAATCCGCGCTTCGTGCAGCTTGATCCCTACACCGGCGCCGCCGCCGCCGTGGCCGAGGCCGCCCGCAACCTCGCCTGCGTGGGCGCCACTCCACTGGCGATTACCGACAACCTGAACTTCGGCAACCCGCACCGCCCCGAGGTCTACTACCAGCTGCAGCAGGCGGTGCAGGGCATCGCCGACGCCTGCCGCGCGCTGAATACCCCGGTCACCGGCGGCAATGTCAGCCTCTACAACCAGTACGTGGAAGAAGGCCGCACGGTCGCCATTCACCCCACCCCGACCATCGGCATGGTGGGCGTGCTGCCGGACGTGAACGTGCGCGCCACCATGAACCTGAAGGGTGAGGGCCACACGTTGTACCTGCTGGGCGAGCACGCCCGCCACATCGGCGCGTCTCAGTACCTGGAAAGTGTGCACGGCCTGGAAGCCGGTCAGGTGCCGGACCTGGACCTGGATCTGGAAAAGCGCGTGATCGAAGGCACCCTGGCCCTGATCCGCGCTGGCCTGACCACCACCGCACATGACACCGCTGAAGGCGGCCTGGCCGTGGCTCTGGCCGAGATGGCCATTGCTGGCCGGGTGGGTCTGAGCGCCACCCTGGAGGGCGAGGCGCGCGCCGACGCCCTGCTGTTCGGAGAGGCCAACGGGCGCATTCTGGTCGCCGTGCAGGACGAGGCGGCCACCGAGGCCCTGCTGCATGAAAAGAGCGTTCCGTTTGTGCGTTTGGGCACGACGGGAGGAAGTAGCGTCACCATTGCCGTGCCCGGGCACCACATACACTTGAGCGTGAACCTTCAGACCCTGACTCAAGCGTTCGAGAGCCCTCTGCGGGAGATTCTCGGGTGATTTTCGACCCCGTAACCGACAAGCCGCAGGAGGAGTGCGGGGTCTTCGGCCTGTACTCGCCGGTGCCCAACGACCTGGCGTGGCTGACCTACCTGGGCCTGTTCGCCCTGCAGCACCGTGGCCAGGAAGCGGCCGGCATGTGCGTGTCGGACGGCGACAAGTTCCATGTGGAAAAGGACCTGGGGCTGGTCACGCAGGTGTTCGACGAGCGCCGGCTGGACAGCGTGCGGCTGCCCAACGCGCGGGTCAGCATTGGGCACGTGCGCTACAGCACCACCGGCTCGAACCTGCGTTTCAACTCGCAGCCGCTGACCACCCGCACCAACAAGGGCATCCTGGGGCTGGCGCACAACGGCAACTTCGTGAACGCCCTGGAAGTGCGCACCGAAATGCTGCACGAGGGGGCGCTGTTTGCCACCACCAACGACTCGGAGGTGATGCTCAACCTGATCGCCCGCGAGAGCCAGATGGATCTGGTGGCCGCCACCGCTGCGGCCATGAAGCGCCTGCGCGGCGGCTACGCGTGTGTGCTGATGAGCCGCACCGGGCTGATTGGCTTCCGCGATCCGCACGGCGTGCGCCCACTGGTCATCGGCCAGCGTGAGGACGGAGCCTGGGCTCTGGCGTCCGAACCCTGCGCGCTGTACGCGGTGGGCGCCCGCCTGATCCGGGACGTGCAGCCCGGCGAACTGGTCTACTTCGACCGCGACGGCCTGCACAGCCTGATGGTCGAGGCGCGTCAGCCCACCCCCTGCTCGTTCGAGTGGATCTACTTTGCCCGCAGCGACAGCAAGATCGACGGTGTGGATACCCACGAAAGCCGCATCCGCATGGGCATGCAGCTGGCCCGCGAGAAGCCGGTGGACGCCGACGTCGTCGTACCGGTGCCCGACAGTGGTATGGGCGCGGCCATCGGCTACGCCCGCGAAAGCGGCATTCCCTTCGACTACGGCCTGTACAAGAACCCCTACGCCGGGCGCACGTTTATTGCCCCCAGCCAGGAGGCCCGCGAACTGAAGGTCAAGATGAAGCTCTCCCCCACCAGCGCGGTGCGGGGCAAGCGCGTGGTCCTGATCGACGACTCCATCGTGCGCGGCACCACCAGCCGCCAGATCGTGAACCTGCTGCGTGAAGCCGGCGCCACCGAGGTGCATTTCCGCGTGTCCAGCCCGCCCATCACGCACCCGTGCTTCTACGGCATCGACACGGCGGCCCGCAAGGAGCTGGTGGCCAGCACCCACAGCGTCGAGGAAATCCGTGAGCTGATCGGTGCGGACACACTGGCCTTCATCAGCGAGCCGGGTTTGCGGCAGGCCATCGGCGGAAAAGGCATGTGTGGTGCCTGCTTCACCGGGCATTACCCTGCCGGGACGCCACTGCTCAACGATGTTGATAAGCTCGCCCTGGAAGTCTAAGCTCTCCTGATTGCAGCGGCTCCGGTCATCCGGGGCCGTTGTTCTTTTACAGGCATTCGTTTCTAAAGAAGGCCGAAGCACCCGCTAACGCTCCTGCAAGAAGCCGCCCCAATACTGGGCAGACGCCAGACCCTGTCATGCGGCACAAAGCTGATGCGGTGGCAAAGGAGCCAACCATGAAAGCAAAAATGTCCGACCTGATGATCATCCTCGGCTACGCCTCCATTGCGTACAGCGCCTACCGTTACTTCACGAGCACCGATCCCGACGAGAAGCGTGATGCGCTGTTCGTGGGACAGTGGGCCCCCACCTTCTTCATCCTGAGCGTCGGGGCAGAGAACCGCGAGTTCCGCAACCAGAACACCCTGGCTATCGACGCCGACGCCGGCAAGCACTGATCCGAATAACCGGGGGCAATAGCCTTCAACCTCACCGGTCCGGGAAGCGTCAGGGCACGTGAGTGACGGCGGCCGGTAGTGACGTTGACAGAGGTACAGCAAGCCCCTCACAGGCCGCCGCCGAACCAAGTTCCGCGGCGGCCTTCCTATGTCATCCGGAACCTGTACCGGCCGAGGCCCCTTGCCGGCGAGTAATCCAGGGGTCAAGCTGTCAGCATGGCCCCCCTCCGTTCTCAAATTCAACCGGGCGTGACCGTGGACATCGTGCAGAAGCATGACCAGCCGACGGGCAGGCTCACGCGTGGGGTCGTGGCGCAGCTGCTGACCCGCTCACCCTCACATCCGCACGGCATCAAGGTGCGCCTCATCAGCGGGCAGGTGGGCCGGGTCCAGGCGGTTATCACACCGGAATAACAGAGGCCGCTTTCATTGAGGGCCTCTGCCTGTGGTCGCACGAGAAACTGGACCTGATGTAGATGGGCGCCAGAGCCGCCTGAGTCCTCGACGAACCGGTTTGCGAGGCCCTGCTGTTACCTTGGCGTCCCCGGGACCGTGCCCGGCGCGAGGGTAACCTGCAGCGTCTGTGTCTGCCCAGCCCGGTTGATCGTCAGGGTGACGCGCTCGCCTGCCTGACGGGTAAAGAGGTATTCGCGCAGGTCGGCGGCAGACTCGATCGTCTGCCCGTTGATGGCTGTAATGACGTCCCCACCCAGGAAGACAGGACCAACAGGTGTCTGAATACGCGTGGTGCCGCCGCTTACGCCCGCCTGCGCGGCGGGGCTGTTGGGCGTGACCTGTGACACAAGCGCGCCCGTACGGGGCAGGTTGTACTGCGCCCGGGCCTGTTCGGTCAGGTCGAACGGTGCAAGGGCCACGCCAATGACCGGTCCGACGATGGTCTGTCCGGCCTGCAGGCGGGACAGGAGACCAGCGGCGATGTTGATGGGAATGGCAAAGCCCACGCCCGCACTCTGGCCCACGCCCGTGGCGGCACCTGCTGGGGACAGGATTGTGGTGTTGACGCCGATGACGCGCCCGGCAGAGTCAAGCAGTGGTCCGCCAGAGTTTCCCGGGTTGATGGCCGCGTCCGTCTGGATGGCGCTCTGGGCGATGCTGCGAACGCCGGTGGGGATGGTACGTTCGGTAGCCGACACAATGCCGGTCGTGGCGCTGAACTGCAGACCGAACGGAGCACCCAGGGCAATGGTGGTCTGACCGATGCGCAGACCGCTGCTGTTTCCCAGCGGGAGAGGCCGGATCAGGTTGGCCGGCACGCCCTGAACCTGTATAAGCGCAAGATAATAGTCGGGCGCGGTGCCCACGACGCGTGCGGTGAAGGTCTGCCGGCTGTCGCGCAGGGTCACGGACAGCCGGGTGGCACCCTCCACCACGTGATAGTTCGTGAGCGCAAAGCCCTCCGCATTCACGAAAAACCCGCTGCCACTGGACTGGTTTCCCTGGCTGCGGGGGTCTGCGAACAGCGGGCTGGAGAACGTTCCCTGCGACTGGCGGGGCGTGGTCGCCTCGATGTACAGCACACTGCCCAGCGCGCGCTCAATGACATTCACGGTGGCCCGCTCGGCGGCGGGCAGGGCTGAGGGCGGCGCGGTCGGCGTGGAGGGTGCAGGTGTCGTGGGGGCTGGGTTGGTGGGGGCTGGGCTGGTCTGGGCGGCACAGAAGGGCGAGGCGAAGGCAAGCAGCACCGTCAGGACAAGGGCTTTGGGCACGGATAAGACCTCCTGGTGCCCTCCGGTGGCCGGGACACCGCCCGCATTCTGTTCAACGTTTATGTATCCCGGTCTTTGAAGACGCTGAAATCCGCTTAGGAAAGCTGGCCAGCGCTCTATTCGCTGCTGGTCGGTGGAGACCTGAGAAACGCAACCACGGGCGGGGGCGTTCAGTTGCCCGGGTCTTACGCCCAGGTGCGCAGGAGCGTGACGACCTCGGCCGGGGAGGCCACGCGATGTTGGGCCTCAGTCTGCCCTTCCCCGACCTTGATGGTTACCCCGCCGCGCTCCCGCAAGGCAGCGAAGGCTTCCTCATCTGTCACGTCATCTCCCAGGAACACCGGCAGGTGGTCCGGGAACCGGGCCGCCAGTTGCAGCGCCGCACGTCCCTTGCCATGCCCGGACGGCCGGAACTCCCGGACTTTCTTCCCTGCGATCACCTCCCACCCGGGTGGCGGGGTTATACGTGCCAGCGCAGCCTCCAGTGCAGGCTGCTCCGGTTCAGGAACTTCGCGGTAGTGCACGGCGAGCGTCCAGCCCTTCTCCTCCAGGCGCATGCCGGCGGCGTGCGGCAGCGCGGCCTTTATAACCTGCAGCGCCGCCGTGTCAGGCGGGTGCAGCGTCTCACCGGGCCATTCCATGCCGTGCAGACCGACCACCTGCAACTCCGGCACGTTCAGGAACGCGGAGGCTTCTGCGCTCCGGCGGCC
Proteins encoded:
- the purL gene encoding phosphoribosylformylglycinamidine synthase subunit PurL, whose translation is MTQTQSLRDRAGTFGLTVEEFDLLVSGIGREPNALEAAIVGAMWSEHCGYKNSRPLFSAFPTTGPQVLQGPGENAGVVDIGDGWGVAFKMESHNHPSAVEPVQGAATGVGGILRDIFAMGARPFAVLDSLRFGNPDSPRTRFLVNGVVEGISHYGNAIGVPTVGGEVTFHPSYQENPLVNVMALGLLRHEDLAKGTMGEVGNRIIYVGSKTGRDGLGGAVFASADLSDASQADRPAVQVGDPFMEKLLLEATLEAIQAGVVAGVQDMGAAGLVSSTCEMAYRAGLGITMNLDLVPTRETGMVPMELCLSESQERMILVPVPGKEQELNDLLAKWELDVVEIGEVEGHDRYRLTWQGEVVCDLPVALLNEAPKYTREGIESPEIRAARERDLSGVPVPGDLGAVLVELLSHPTVASKRPIFERYDHQVMTNTVVVPGAADAAVMRVKDSGMGVAATSDCNPRFVQLDPYTGAAAAVAEAARNLACVGATPLAITDNLNFGNPHRPEVYYQLQQAVQGIADACRALNTPVTGGNVSLYNQYVEEGRTVAIHPTPTIGMVGVLPDVNVRATMNLKGEGHTLYLLGEHARHIGASQYLESVHGLEAGQVPDLDLDLEKRVIEGTLALIRAGLTTTAHDTAEGGLAVALAEMAIAGRVGLSATLEGEARADALLFGEANGRILVAVQDEAATEALLHEKSVPFVRLGTTGGSSVTIAVPGHHIHLSVNLQTLTQAFESPLREILG
- the purF gene encoding amidophosphoribosyltransferase: MIFDPVTDKPQEECGVFGLYSPVPNDLAWLTYLGLFALQHRGQEAAGMCVSDGDKFHVEKDLGLVTQVFDERRLDSVRLPNARVSIGHVRYSTTGSNLRFNSQPLTTRTNKGILGLAHNGNFVNALEVRTEMLHEGALFATTNDSEVMLNLIARESQMDLVAATAAAMKRLRGGYACVLMSRTGLIGFRDPHGVRPLVIGQREDGAWALASEPCALYAVGARLIRDVQPGELVYFDRDGLHSLMVEARQPTPCSFEWIYFARSDSKIDGVDTHESRIRMGMQLAREKPVDADVVVPVPDSGMGAAIGYARESGIPFDYGLYKNPYAGRTFIAPSQEARELKVKMKLSPTSAVRGKRVVLIDDSIVRGTTSRQIVNLLREAGATEVHFRVSSPPITHPCFYGIDTAARKELVASTHSVEEIRELIGADTLAFISEPGLRQAIGGKGMCGACFTGHYPAGTPLLNDVDKLALEV
- a CDS encoding YwbE family protein; protein product: MAPLRSQIQPGVTVDIVQKHDQPTGRLTRGVVAQLLTRSPSHPHGIKVRLISGQVGRVQAVITPE
- a CDS encoding S1C family serine protease, with translation MPKALVLTVLLAFASPFCAAQTSPAPTNPAPTTPAPSTPTAPPSALPAAERATVNVIERALGSVLYIEATTPRQSQGTFSSPLFADPRSQGNQSSGSGFFVNAEGFALTNYHVVEGATRLSVTLRDSRQTFTARVVGTAPDYYLALIQVQGVPANLIRPLPLGNSSGLRIGQTTIALGAPFGLQFSATTGIVSATERTIPTGVRSIAQSAIQTDAAINPGNSGGPLLDSAGRVIGVNTTILSPAGAATGVGQSAGVGFAIPINIAAGLLSRLQAGQTIVGPVIGVALAPFDLTEQARAQYNLPRTGALVSQVTPNSPAAQAGVSGGTTRIQTPVGPVFLGGDVITAINGQTIESAADLREYLFTRQAGERVTLTINRAGQTQTLQVTLAPGTVPGTPR
- the otsB gene encoding trehalose-phosphatase, whose product is MNLSAPLLALRERPLLVICDYDGTLAPIVVRPEEAVPEPGAPEALAALLAGGRHRAAVVTGRRSAEASAFLNVPELQVVGLHGMEWPGETLHPPDTAALQVIKAALPHAAGMRLEEKGWTLAVHYREVPEPEQPALEAALARITPPPGWEVIAGKKVREFRPSGHGKGRAALQLAARFPDHLPVFLGDDVTDEEAFAALRERGGVTIKVGEGQTEAQHRVASPAEVVTLLRTWA